ACCACTGTCAGCGAGCAGGAACTGAGGGGGCACTAAGTTGAGCAAAGTGCTCATGTCTCCCCCAGCGCTTGGATCTCAGATCTCCTTACCATTCTAGGCCTCAAGCCTCAGAGCAGGCCAGACCGAGTCACCCGTGTCCAACCTCTGACGGAGTCACCTAGGCTCTCGCCACAAAACTAGAAATGACAAGCTAACAGGCCACATCACAAGAGCCCCCAACAGCAGTCCTAGGATACCAGCTGTCTCTGAAGACGCTATCCACTGGATTCCTTTTCTAAGTAAAATACATCACAGGATCCGACCAGCTGAGTGATGCTCATTTGCTAGGAGGGCTACCTTCCTCCCACCATGGAGAAAGATGAATGAAAATTACCGAGTATCTTCAGGAAAAGAGGCCACTGTCTGCTCTAATCAAGAGGCTGGTATCCCGCCAAATGGGGAAGGCCCTTCGAAGACACCTATAAAAGGTGGACAGATTTCATTGTTGTTAAAGACAGGAACTCACTAGACCAAGGTGCCTTCCGGCTgagtctgcctctacctcccagtccAGCCACACCTGGTGAGACTCAGATTTTACTGCTCAGCAGCACACAAGCAGTACTGGCTGAGCCACCTTCCCCATCCGGGTCAACCCATTCAAGACCAAGACCACAGGGCTGCTGAGGCATGTGGTGGAGCAGGGCTTAAGTCTGGTGGTCAGGATCTCACTACCGgtttgaaagaggaagaaatctcCCAGGTCCGCAGAGGAAGAGCTAggcggtggttgcgcacgcctttaatcccagcactcagaggaggcagaggcaaatagatctctgtgagttcgaggccagcctggtctacagagtgagttccaggataaccaaggctacacagaagaatcctcacaaaaaacaaaacaataaaataacaacacagaaaCTCAGAATAAAggcaaagacaaagagaaaagttgaacctttttttttttttttaaaaaaagcacaaaaccCCTACATACTAAAATTATACACATCAAGTATTGATCCAATCTTACATCAATCTATTGACAATTACCAGCACCATGTTTTTTTCTCACCTAGGTTAAACACTCCTGGAGGATCGTTATTCAAAGTAtatgttcctttaaaataaaaaattgtttttttgtttgtttggtttttcgagacagggtttctctctgtgtgtagttttggtgcctgtcctggatctcgctctgtagaccaggctggcctcgaattcacagagatccacctggctctgcctcccaagtgctgggactaaaggcgtgtgccaccaccgccgcccagctaaaataaaaaactctTAAGAGAGGTCAAccctcaagaaacaaacaagaccTTTTACCAAACATAGATTATTGGTGACACCATCaaatttcctttagaaaaataataggtTTAAACACTTTTCCAGTTGATGAACTGGAAATATTGTTGCTCAATGTGGCAAATGAATCAACCCTCTAGATGGTAGGCCAAAGCACTGAGATGCCCTGGAGCCTCCACACAGAAATGTGAGCACCTTCCTTGTTGCTAAAGCTGTGCGCTTCACTTGAATTTAGACTCAAATCACCATTAAGTCTAAATTAGGTGTAGTCACAAACTTTAAAATGATGAACAGAATTAGGAAAGTGGTTAAAAGTTCTCAGGAACATAAGTTACAATTACAGATATATTTAAACAGGCTATAGGAAATTTAAAGCCACtttaaacattacattttaaactaCTTAGCAGTTTCATTTTGCCACTAAAATTATGGGGTTTTATATCCAAATAGGTGTTGAAGGTTTGGTATTTCCCTACCGAGAAGAGCATAGAGCCCTCTACTGTTCACAGATCACAGACTCTCAAGATACTGTGTGGCAGATTAGCCCCCTTCTCATGTAATCAATttattttggggacagggtctcgctatgcagctccagctggcctagaactagctTTGTAttccagactggtctcaaattctgagatctgcctacttctgctcCCAAGGCCTGGGATTAAGTGCACGCATTACCATGCCTGGCAGAATCAGCTTTTAAGAGGCTCCAAATTAAATACAACCCTTGGCAGCTTTCTCCAGCCTTCTCCAGAGGAGGTAAGGCTGGCCTCACTGTGTTCCAGTCCTTCAACCTCATGTGCAGATGGCGGTGGATTCATCTCTCTGTGGGAAGGTCTAGGAGGAATACTGCCACCCACAATGACTAAAGTCAGAGTAAAGTAAAATGCACTGAGGTCTACAGCCAGGGGCCACCATTTGTTCTTTCTCACCAGCACTGTTTAAGTGACACCAGTAAACCTTCACACTTTACATTTttgagttggagttttctccaagGTTGAGAATAGGCACAGTTTTCCCAGGAACAGGCAGAGAAGGTTAAACTTACATCCCCTGCAAGGTGGGGAAGAGAGGATTGCTTTGTATTCTGAGTGGCAGCAGCTGTACTCCATGTCCATGTTGCCTGGCCCAGAAATATCTAGATGGGGTCAGTCAGCTCCACAAACAGCCACCGAGGGCAGAGGGACTAGTGAAGGCATTACATAGTAGCTAGCCGTCTGGGTAccacagacattttaaaacaaactacTATGCAGCAAGACAACTTCTCAACTGAGAACGAGGACTGGGACTACTCACTATATTACTGTCTAGTGTTCCAGAGGGTGCCTGCTGCCAGTGTGCTGGACGGCAGCAGAATTGAGTGAATGTGAATTAGGAGCacgacttgggggagggggaaacacTGACAACTCCCAGTCTCCACTGCTTCCTGGTGGAGTAGGAATACAAacccagagaaaaacaaaccctCTTTAGGTTCCActaacggaaaaaaaaaaaaaaaaagttttgtaaCTGTTATGATGGTTCTGGAAATAAAATTtgacatatacattttaaaaattctatatcCAAAAGGTGCTTGGTGCTGTTCTTGATGGGTCTGGTGTCTGTTTACACTCCAAATCATTTAAATACAGCCATTACATAGTcgataaatgttttaaaataaatggttaTCTATTTCTTAACTGCCTCTCAAATTAGAAATTGTAATTAAGAGTCCCAGAGGCTGGctctgtgtgttttattatttttgttggtcTCCATCACAGATGGAATTTTTCACTGGTAATTCCTCAGAACTAAATCCATTCATAGGGAATTCCGAGCAGTGAAAATAAATTTCACGTCATAGAGTAGGAAATGGTAATAAAAAGGAGCCAAGGGATCTGGGAAGCAGGCAAGCCCAGCTCAGTTTTCCACTGGTGTTGGGTTTTGCACAGGCTGGCTCACAATAACCTGCACCACATAGTCCTTTGGGATCTTCAGCTCCTCCAGCTTCATCTTATCAGTGAGAGGCCTGCCAGAGAAGAACCACCGCTGGCTGCCTGGCTCCACCCCTTCTGTGGCATGTAAGCGCCTCTTCATATGGAACACCGTGTCTGTGCTGCGCACCACAAGCTTGAGGTCTTTGCCTGTGGAGAGGCGCAGACGGAGCTGAGATTCATGTCCAGAAttgggaggtggctcagggatGTCCAGAGTCTCTATGTCACTCTTTTCCTCTATCATGTTGATGGGTGGCGCCAAGCAGTAGACTGGCAGCTGGTACCGGTTCCCCAGCTCATCGTAGCACTCCGTCAGTGCACCTGCAGAGAAGGGCGGTAAGAGCAGGTTCAATGAGCATGCTTCTGTTCACAGCGCACTCTCATCTCAAACTGCAACAGGCAGGTAGGTATACTAGAGAATCAGAGGAGGAAGTGGATACTTCCTCAGGGCAAACATCAGAGGAAAACGGCATCAGCTGTAGCTATACATGTATCGACATTAAAAGGATAAGAGTACTAAGAACAACCCTAGGCCTACAGATTTGATCTACTAGATGAAAAAGACCAATTTTCTGAAACACATTATGCACCGAAGCTTAAGAACGGAGAGATAATCTAAACAGGGCTTAGCTACAGAAACTGAATCAATAACTAATAaccttttaaaacagaaagcacCAACTCCAATGACAAATTCTACTGAACATTTAAGAAATTGTAACAACCTTCTATTTTTACAAGACTGAAGGGAAACTTCCTAATGCATTCTATGAAGCAAACATTACCTtaatgctaaagaaagaaaaagaaaattgggcAAATCAAATATAatactttagaaaaataattataccACTCCAAGGCAGAACTTATTCTAGGTATTCAAAAGTGGTTCAGTCTTCA
This Peromyscus leucopus breed LL Stock chromosome 8b, UCI_PerLeu_2.1, whole genome shotgun sequence DNA region includes the following protein-coding sequences:
- the Ubtd2 gene encoding ubiquitin domain-containing protein 2 isoform X2, with translation MTDGQLRSKRDEFWDTAPAFEGRKEIWDALKAAAHAFESNDHELAQAIIDGANITLPHGALTECYDELGNRYQLPVYCLAPPINMIEEKSDIETLDIPEPPPNSGHESQLRLRLSTGKDLKLVVRSTDTVFHMKRRLHATEGVEPGSQRWFFSGRPLTDKMKLEELKIPKDYVVQVIVSQPVQNPTPVEN
- the Ubtd2 gene encoding ubiquitin domain-containing protein 2 isoform X1, whose product is MGGCVGAQHDSSGSLNENSDGTGVALGRNQPLKKEKPKWKSDYPMTDGQLRSKRDEFWDTAPAFEGRKEIWDALKAAAHAFESNDHELAQAIIDGANITLPHGALTECYDELGNRYQLPVYCLAPPINMIEEKSDIETLDIPEPPPNSGHESQLRLRLSTGKDLKLVVRSTDTVFHMKRRLHATEGVEPGSQRWFFSGRPLTDKMKLEELKIPKDYVVQVIVSQPVQNPTPVEN